The following are encoded together in the Triticum dicoccoides isolate Atlit2015 ecotype Zavitan unplaced genomic scaffold, WEW_v2.0 scaffold24684, whole genome shotgun sequence genome:
- the LOC119345523 gene encoding PHD finger-like domain-containing protein 5A produces the protein MAKHHPDLIMCRKQPGIAIGRLCEKCDGKCVICDSYVRPCTLVRVCDECNYGSFQGRCVICGGVGISDAYYCKECTQQEKDRDGCPKIVNLGSAKTDLFYERKKYGFKKR, from the coding sequence ATGGCGAAGCATCATCCTGACCTCATCATGTGCCGGAAGCAGCCTGGCATTGCTATTGGTCGCCTGTGTGAGAAGTGTGATGGCAAGTGCGTCATCTGTGACTCCTACGTGCGCCCATGTACGCTTGTCCGGGTCTGCGACGAGTGCAACTACGGCTCGTTCCAGGGAAGGTGCGTCATCTGCGGCGGAGTTGGCATCTCAGACGCCTACTACTGCAAAGAGTGCACGCAGCAGGAGAAGGACCGTGATGGGTGCCCCAAGATTGTCAACCTAGGAAGCGCCAAGACCGATCTCTTCTACGAGCGCAAGAAGTATGGTTTTAAGAAGAGATGA